A single genomic interval of Alligator mississippiensis isolate rAllMis1 chromosome 15, rAllMis1, whole genome shotgun sequence harbors:
- the LOC102565937 gene encoding caspase recruitment domain-containing protein 8 isoform X2 — translation MEGLKRSLLLEILTGLGHDELQRLKDGLGEVQLKEGQERVPSERLQDASPARLVDLLISFYGEHEGAEVTADALRAMGQGALAERLMETPQADNDLIDTEECTLQISNKKSGYKSLLLPMVEQRKLIQIADCSVTLPDYNCFLLPMMEQRKLIQIADCSMTLPDNDLPTRIRASACEMPIILSTEDSGHCLPPPIDVSASEMMSTTDSYKDSVRQEDGAGVGSNTGQRRKLMCQLCQTEEDIFEEVKPEIVPGSKRYQHTYRVHFSRTGSYRCSETALGFEVRASVAIEYKWESWKQHLNPHQLQGWDVAGPLFSIQVEPAGAIAAIHLPHVVCLKGGEVDISLMYVAHIVNGELTLEKPTRVKPFYAVLENPSFSCLGLIFRYLFKHIPVHSKVLLYHAAMSAPTTLHVYVIPCDDSLEKAVEEHEEKHNAVLLNKPPQMDEALYVDRNYSVASSPNTEILPKKLKFCYPSQEKWQPFIEVYTRDMEMGIKLHITEVSSTEILWETTVRRMSSEPAHHLRNKQIYISLTNNESS, via the exons atggagggaTTAAAGAGGTCCCTTCTCCTGGAAATTCTCACCGGGCTGGGACACGACGAGCTCCAGCGACTTAAGGATGGGCTGGGTGAAGTTCAGCTGAAGGAGGGGCAGGAACGTGTCCCCTCAGAGAGGCTACAAGATGCTTCTCCAGCCCGGCTTGTGGACCTGCTCATCAGCTTCTATGGGGAGCATGAGGGTGCAGAGGTGACTGCAGATGCCCTGAGAGCCATGGGCCAGGGAGCCCTAGCAGAGAGACTCATGGAGACCCCACAAGCTG ATAATGATTTAATTGACACGGAGGAATGTACTCTTCAGATATCCAATAAAAAGTCAG GCTATAAATCTCTCCTTTTACCTATGGTGGAACAACGGAAACTTATTCAGATCGCTGACTGCAGTGTGACACTTCCAG ACTATAACTGTTTCCTTTTACCTATGATGGAACAACGGAAACTTATTCAGATCGCTGACTGCAGTATGACACTTCCAG ACAATGATCTTCCAACTAGGATACGTGCGTCTGCTTGTGAGATGCCTATTATTCTCTCCACTGAAGATTCAG GCCATTGTCTTCCACCTCCCATAGATGTGAGTGCCTCTGAGATGATGTCTACTACTGATTCCTACAAAGATTCAG TGAGacaagaggatggggctggagtAGGTTCTAATACAGGCCAGAGGAGAAAGCTCATGTGCCAATTATGTCAGACAGAGGAG GATATTTTTGAAGAAGTAAAGCCAGAAATTGTTCCAGGTTCAAAGAGGTATCAGCATACATACAG GGTTCATTTCTCCAGGACAGGTTCATACCGATGTTCGGAAACAGCTCTGGGCTTCGAGGTGAGGGCATCGGTGGCTATTGAGTACAAATGGGAATCCTGGAAGCAGCATCTGAATCCAcatcagctgcagggatgggatgTTGCTGGCCCCTTGTTCAGCATCCAAGTGGAGCCAGCTGGGGCCATAGCAGCCATTCACCTCCCGCATGTCGTGTGCCTCAAAG GTGGAGAGGTTGACATTTCCCTCATGTATGTTGCTCACATCGTTAATGGGGAGCTGACCCTGGAGAAGCCGACGAGAGTAAAGCCATTCTATGCTGTGCTGGAGAACCCCAGCTTCTCCTGCCTGGGCCTCATTTTCAGATATTTATTTAAGCATATTCCAGTCCACTCCAAGGTGCTGCTGTATCATGCTGCCATGAGTGCCCCCACAACCCTGCACGTCTATGTGATTCCCTGTGATGATTCACTAGAAAAG GCTGTGGAAGAACATGAGGAGAAGCACAATGCAGTGCTCCTAAACAAGCCTCCTCAGATGGATGAAGCCCTGTACGTTGACAGAAATTACTCCGTGGCCAGTTCTCCAAACACAGAGATACTACCTAAG AAACTCAAGTTCTGTTATCCAAGCCAAGAGAAGTGGCAGCCCTTCATTGAAGTCTATACCAGGGACATGGAGATGGGCATCAAGCTCCATATCACAGAAGTTTCTTCTACTGAAATTCTCTGGGAGACCACAGTGAGA aggATGTCCAGCGAGCCCGCTCACCACCTGAGGAACAAGCAG ATCTACATTTCATTGACAAACAACGAAAGCAGCTGA
- the LOC102565937 gene encoding caspase recruitment domain-containing protein 8 isoform X3: MEGLKRSLLLEILTGLGHDELQRLKDGLGEVQLKEGQERVPSERLQDASPARLVDLLISFYGEHEGAEVTADALRAMGQGALAERLMETPQADNDLIDTEECTLQISNKKSGYKSLLLPMVEQRKLIQIADCSVTLPDYNCFLLPMMEQRKLIQIADCSMTLPDNDLPTRIRASACEMPIILSTEDSGHCLPPPIDVSASEMMSTTDSYKDSVRQEDGAGVGSNTGQRRKLMCQLCQTEEDIFEEVKPEIVPGSKRYQHTYRVHFSRTGSYRCSETALGFEVRASVAIEYKWESWKQHLNPHQLQGWDVAGPLFSIQVEPAGAIAAIHLPHVVCLKGGEVDISLMYVAHIVNGELTLEKPTRVKPFYAVLENPSFSCLGLIFRYLFKHIPVHSKVLLYHAAMSAPTTLHVYVIPCDDSLEKAVEEHEEKHNAVLLNKPPQMDEALYVDRNYSVASSPNTEILPKRMSSEPAHHLRNKQIYISLTNNESS; encoded by the exons atggagggaTTAAAGAGGTCCCTTCTCCTGGAAATTCTCACCGGGCTGGGACACGACGAGCTCCAGCGACTTAAGGATGGGCTGGGTGAAGTTCAGCTGAAGGAGGGGCAGGAACGTGTCCCCTCAGAGAGGCTACAAGATGCTTCTCCAGCCCGGCTTGTGGACCTGCTCATCAGCTTCTATGGGGAGCATGAGGGTGCAGAGGTGACTGCAGATGCCCTGAGAGCCATGGGCCAGGGAGCCCTAGCAGAGAGACTCATGGAGACCCCACAAGCTG ATAATGATTTAATTGACACGGAGGAATGTACTCTTCAGATATCCAATAAAAAGTCAG GCTATAAATCTCTCCTTTTACCTATGGTGGAACAACGGAAACTTATTCAGATCGCTGACTGCAGTGTGACACTTCCAG ACTATAACTGTTTCCTTTTACCTATGATGGAACAACGGAAACTTATTCAGATCGCTGACTGCAGTATGACACTTCCAG ACAATGATCTTCCAACTAGGATACGTGCGTCTGCTTGTGAGATGCCTATTATTCTCTCCACTGAAGATTCAG GCCATTGTCTTCCACCTCCCATAGATGTGAGTGCCTCTGAGATGATGTCTACTACTGATTCCTACAAAGATTCAG TGAGacaagaggatggggctggagtAGGTTCTAATACAGGCCAGAGGAGAAAGCTCATGTGCCAATTATGTCAGACAGAGGAG GATATTTTTGAAGAAGTAAAGCCAGAAATTGTTCCAGGTTCAAAGAGGTATCAGCATACATACAG GGTTCATTTCTCCAGGACAGGTTCATACCGATGTTCGGAAACAGCTCTGGGCTTCGAGGTGAGGGCATCGGTGGCTATTGAGTACAAATGGGAATCCTGGAAGCAGCATCTGAATCCAcatcagctgcagggatgggatgTTGCTGGCCCCTTGTTCAGCATCCAAGTGGAGCCAGCTGGGGCCATAGCAGCCATTCACCTCCCGCATGTCGTGTGCCTCAAAG GTGGAGAGGTTGACATTTCCCTCATGTATGTTGCTCACATCGTTAATGGGGAGCTGACCCTGGAGAAGCCGACGAGAGTAAAGCCATTCTATGCTGTGCTGGAGAACCCCAGCTTCTCCTGCCTGGGCCTCATTTTCAGATATTTATTTAAGCATATTCCAGTCCACTCCAAGGTGCTGCTGTATCATGCTGCCATGAGTGCCCCCACAACCCTGCACGTCTATGTGATTCCCTGTGATGATTCACTAGAAAAG GCTGTGGAAGAACATGAGGAGAAGCACAATGCAGTGCTCCTAAACAAGCCTCCTCAGATGGATGAAGCCCTGTACGTTGACAGAAATTACTCCGTGGCCAGTTCTCCAAACACAGAGATACTACCTAAG aggATGTCCAGCGAGCCCGCTCACCACCTGAGGAACAAGCAG ATCTACATTTCATTGACAAACAACGAAAGCAGCTGA
- the LOC102565937 gene encoding NACHT, LRR and PYD domains-containing protein 1a allele 5 isoform X1, whose protein sequence is MEGLKRSLLLEILTGLGHDELQRLKDGLGEVQLKEGQERVPSERLQDASPARLVDLLISFYGEHEGAEVTADALRAMGQGALAERLMETPQADNDLIDTEECTLQISNKKSGYKSLLLPMVEQRKLIQIADCSVTLPDYNCFLLPMMEQRKLIQIADCSMTLPDNDLPTRIRASACEMPIILSTEDSGHCLPPPIDVSASEMMSTTDSYKDSVRQEDGAGVGSNTGQRRKLMCQLCQTEEDIFEEVKPEIVPGSKRYQHTYRVHFSRTGSYRCSETALGFEVRASVAIEYKWESWKQHLNPHQLQGWDVAGPLFSIQVEPAGAIAAIHLPHVVCLKGGEVDISLMYVAHIVNGELTLEKPTRVKPFYAVLENPSFSCLGLIFRYLFKHIPVHSKVLLYHAAMSAPTTLHVYVIPCDDSLEKAVEEHEEKHNAVLLNKPPQMDEALYVDRNYSVASSPNTEILPKKLKFCYPSQEKWQPFIEVYTRDMEMGIKLHITEVSSTEILWETTVRVEDVQRARSPPEEQADLHFIDKQRKQLIQRVTGMDALLDNLYGLLLDEEQYQRIRAEATNQEKMRRLYDLVPSWDRACKDRLYKALKVQHKHLVAELERQ, encoded by the exons atggagggaTTAAAGAGGTCCCTTCTCCTGGAAATTCTCACCGGGCTGGGACACGACGAGCTCCAGCGACTTAAGGATGGGCTGGGTGAAGTTCAGCTGAAGGAGGGGCAGGAACGTGTCCCCTCAGAGAGGCTACAAGATGCTTCTCCAGCCCGGCTTGTGGACCTGCTCATCAGCTTCTATGGGGAGCATGAGGGTGCAGAGGTGACTGCAGATGCCCTGAGAGCCATGGGCCAGGGAGCCCTAGCAGAGAGACTCATGGAGACCCCACAAGCTG ATAATGATTTAATTGACACGGAGGAATGTACTCTTCAGATATCCAATAAAAAGTCAG GCTATAAATCTCTCCTTTTACCTATGGTGGAACAACGGAAACTTATTCAGATCGCTGACTGCAGTGTGACACTTCCAG ACTATAACTGTTTCCTTTTACCTATGATGGAACAACGGAAACTTATTCAGATCGCTGACTGCAGTATGACACTTCCAG ACAATGATCTTCCAACTAGGATACGTGCGTCTGCTTGTGAGATGCCTATTATTCTCTCCACTGAAGATTCAG GCCATTGTCTTCCACCTCCCATAGATGTGAGTGCCTCTGAGATGATGTCTACTACTGATTCCTACAAAGATTCAG TGAGacaagaggatggggctggagtAGGTTCTAATACAGGCCAGAGGAGAAAGCTCATGTGCCAATTATGTCAGACAGAGGAG GATATTTTTGAAGAAGTAAAGCCAGAAATTGTTCCAGGTTCAAAGAGGTATCAGCATACATACAG GGTTCATTTCTCCAGGACAGGTTCATACCGATGTTCGGAAACAGCTCTGGGCTTCGAGGTGAGGGCATCGGTGGCTATTGAGTACAAATGGGAATCCTGGAAGCAGCATCTGAATCCAcatcagctgcagggatgggatgTTGCTGGCCCCTTGTTCAGCATCCAAGTGGAGCCAGCTGGGGCCATAGCAGCCATTCACCTCCCGCATGTCGTGTGCCTCAAAG GTGGAGAGGTTGACATTTCCCTCATGTATGTTGCTCACATCGTTAATGGGGAGCTGACCCTGGAGAAGCCGACGAGAGTAAAGCCATTCTATGCTGTGCTGGAGAACCCCAGCTTCTCCTGCCTGGGCCTCATTTTCAGATATTTATTTAAGCATATTCCAGTCCACTCCAAGGTGCTGCTGTATCATGCTGCCATGAGTGCCCCCACAACCCTGCACGTCTATGTGATTCCCTGTGATGATTCACTAGAAAAG GCTGTGGAAGAACATGAGGAGAAGCACAATGCAGTGCTCCTAAACAAGCCTCCTCAGATGGATGAAGCCCTGTACGTTGACAGAAATTACTCCGTGGCCAGTTCTCCAAACACAGAGATACTACCTAAG AAACTCAAGTTCTGTTATCCAAGCCAAGAGAAGTGGCAGCCCTTCATTGAAGTCTATACCAGGGACATGGAGATGGGCATCAAGCTCCATATCACAGAAGTTTCTTCTACTGAAATTCTCTGGGAGACCACAGTGAGAGTAG aggATGTCCAGCGAGCCCGCTCACCACCTGAGGAACAAGCAG ATCTACATTTCATTGACAAACAACGAAAGCAGCTGATCCAGCGCGTCACCGGCATGGATGCCCTCCTGGACAATCTCTACGGGCTCCTTTTAGATGAGGAGCAGTACCAGAGAATCAGGGCTGAGGCCACCAACCAGGAGAAGATGCGCAGGTTGTATGACCtggtgcccagctgggacagggcatGCAAGGACCGCCTCTACAAGGCCTTGAAGGTCCAACACAAGCACCTTGTGGCAGAACTGGAGAGGCAATGA